CAGACACTTTGATTTCCGAAGTGCTGACCATTTTTACAGGAATATGTTCGCGTCCCAAACGTGCAAACATGCGAGCTGCCACCCCAGGATTGGATGCCATCGCAGAACCGATAATCGATACTTTCGCTAAACCTACTTCAAAATCTGCAAAACTAAATCCAAGTGATAATTTACTAGTTTCCAGAACCCGTAATGCTTCCGCAAACTCATCCTTGGAAATTGAAAAGGAAATGGTCGGCTTCACGCCATCAATGACTGCTTGAACAATAATATCCACATTGATATCATTTTCTGCTAAAACACTAAACACTTCTGCCAATGACGCGGTTTCATACGAATCATAGCCGATCGTCAAACGAATAATATCCGATTCGTAGGCTATCCCGCGTACAAGTAAGTTTTTCTCCATGTCTACATCCCCTTTAATAAAAGTGCCTTCCACGTCCTGTACGAAAGAACGTACAATGAGCGGTATATTGTATTTTTTGGCAAGTTCAACCGCACGTGGTTGCAATATTTTAGCCCCTAAATTTGCAAATTCCAACATCTCATCATAAGAAACTTCCGGTAGTTTCCTAGATCCCTTTACAATTTCTGGGTCTGCTGTGAAAATCCCTTCAACCGATGAAAAAATCTCGACACGCTCTGCTTCGAGGGCAACCGCAAGTGCAACCGCTGAAGTTTCAGAACCTCCTTTGCCGAATGTTGAAATATTGTCTGTCCCCGTAACTCCTTGAAAACCTGCTACGACGACGATTTCGCCTAATGCCAAATGTTCCTGAATTCGTTTACTATCGACATGATCGATCCGTGCGTTACCATGCTTTTGATTTGTATGGATACCTGTTTGCCATCCAGCTAAAGAGACAGCTTTGCCTCCATGCTCCTGAATCGCCATTGCAAGCATCGCACTTGTTATTTGTGTTGCTGATGAGACGAATGCATCCATTTCCCGTTTCGACGGCTCATCGGTAATTTCAGCAGCATATTGTCTCAATTCTCGTCGTATAGCGGGCATTGAAGAAACGACAACGACTAAGTTTATGCCACGCCCTTGCTCTTTTATCACTTTTTTAGCTAGGTGTACTATTTTTTCCGGTGTAGTCAATGCCGGACCGCCAAACTTTACAACAACTGTCTCCATTCTTTTCCCTCCTTAAATTTGAAAACAAAAAAGACGGCTTTCCGAGTTCATGGAAAGCCGCCGTCAATACAAATAATAGTTATAAGTTTTTCAGGATAGCCCTCCAGAACATAAAGCTCTGACAGTTTTACATCTCTTAAATGCAAAACCAGCAAACTGCGCGAACAATACGCACTTCACTTCGGCAGGACCCCCTTTCGATTGCTGTCAATGGAATTGTTCTTCCTCGAGCAATGTACTGTTGAATACTGCGCCTCTATCTTAGTAAATATTGAATTGTCTTTTATATTAGCACAACCCTATTCTTTATTCAATGGTGCTTCATGAAAATGACGATAGATGACTTCCGCCAATTTTGCCGGTACTCCTGATTCCTGCAGCTGCAGCTCGCTTGCTTCGCGAATTTTTTTCACTGAACCAAAATGCTTCATAAGCTGCTGCTTTCGCTTCGGACCCACTCCTTCAATCCCATCAAGAACAGAAGTAATGGCATTCGTTTGATGCTGCTGACGTAAAAATGTAATCGCAAATCGGTGAACTTCATCTTGAATACGCTGCAATAAATAGAAGCCGTCACTTGTACGCTTCAACGGTACAACTCCCGGAGGCGTACCAAATAAAAGCTGGGACGTATTATGCTTTTCGTCTTTAGCAAGTCCTGCAATCGGGATGACTAAGCCAAGTTCGTCTTCGATTACTTCACGTGCGACTTCCATTTGTCCTTTTCCCCCATCGATGAGAATCAGGTCAGGCAATGGCAGATTTTCTCGCAGTACACGTGTATAGCGGCGTCGAATGACTTCCTGCATCGCGCCATAGTCATCATGCTTGGCCGCTTCCCTTGTTTTATATTTCCGGTATTCCTTTTTCGCAGGCTTCCCGTCGATGAAAACAACCATCGCCGATACCGGGTCTGCACCATGCATATGACTGTTATCAAACGCCTCTATTCTAAGCGGCAACGGAATTTGCATTGCTTCAGCAAGCGCTTCACAAGCCCCTACTGTCCGCTCTTCTTGACGTTCAATCAACTGGAATTTCTCATGAATGGCGATTTCCGCATTTTTCATCGCCAGATCAACAAGCTCTTTTTTGGAACCGCGCTTTGGTGTCAGTACCTTCACATTCAAAAGCTTTTGTAAAATTGTTTCGTTAATCGATTTCGGTACAAAAATCTCTTTTGGCAATAGATGATGCGGCTGTTCGTAAAAACGCCCGACAAATGTTAAAAATTCCTCTTCCGGCTCATTATAGATCGGGAAAACCGAAACATCCCGCTCAATGAGTTTACCTTGACGCACGAAAAACACCTGAACACACATCCAGCCTTTTTCCACTGCATAGCCAAATACATCCCGGTTGCTTAAATCATCTGTGACGATTTTTTGCTTTTCCATAATCTGATCAATATGGGCAATCAAATCCCGGAATTCCTTTGCCCGCTCAAACTCCAGATTTTCGGCTGCATCCAGCATTTTTTGCTGAAGGTCTTGTTGTATTTCTTCGACGCCCCCATTTAAGAACTTCGAAATCTCATCAATCATTTCATCATACACCTGTTTTTCAATATCCTTTACACACGGTGCCAAACATTGACCTAAGTGATAGTACAGGCACACCTGGTTAGGCAGATGCGTACATTTACGAAGCGGGTACAGACGGTCCAGTAATTTACGCGTTTCGTTCGCCGCATAGGCATTCGGATACGGACCGAAATATTTCGCTTTATCCTTCTTCACTTTTCTTGTCGTAATAATACGAGGGTATCGTTCATTCGTTATTTTTATATAAGGATACGTTTTATCATCCGTTAGTTTTACATTATACTTCGGGTCATGCAGCTTAATTAAATTCAGCTCCAGAATAAGGGCTTCCAAATCGCTTGAAGTCACAATATATTCGAAGTCTTCAATCTCACTGACTAGTCTTGCAGTTTTCCCGTCATGACTTCCCGTAAAGTAAGAACGTACTCGATTTTTCAATACTTTCGCCTTACCAACGTAGATAATCGTGCCTTGACGGTCTTTCATAATATAGCAACCTGATTCATTTGGCAGTATTTCTAGTTTTGCTTTTATGATTGCATTCATTTTCTCACCTGTTTAATATGTCCTTTCTTTTATTTTAACTGATTGGGGTATAAGAAAAAAGCCGTACACCTTATACGGCATACGGCTTGTTGACATATCAGTAACGCCTTGGCGTTTGAATGGTCAATGGTTTAATTATTTGTTGTCGTTAATGAAATCAACTAAAGCTTCTTTTGGCATGAAGCCAGCAGTTTTTGCTTTTAATTCACCATCTACGAATAATAATAATGATGGGATTGACATGATTTGGTAATCAGCAGCAGTACCTTGGTTGTTATCAACATCAACTTTTACGATTTTAACATCGTTACCGATTTCTGAATCTAATTCTTCAAGAACTGGAGCGATCATTTTACATGGTCCGCACCAAGTAGCCCAAAAGTCTACTAAAACTGTGCCGTTTGAAATTTCTTGTGGAAATGTTTGATCTGTCGCGTGTACAATTGCCATATTAAATAGCCTCCTTAAATAACATATGGTTGTAGTATAGCATGTTTTCCCAATTAAACAGTAGTAAAATGCTTGGGAATATCATGACCCTCAAATTTAGCCATTGTTTCCGATGGATTTTAGAGGATATTAGAAGAACTATACCCTTTATTTAAACAATTTAATGCATTATACGATATCCATTTCTCTTCACACCATACTTACCTCACCATAATAAAAATTAAAAGGCTCCCTTCAAAAGAAGGAAGCCCCTAATCACTTGTTAAGCATTTACTTTAAGTGCTTTAAACTCTTCGATTAACATTGGCACTACTTCGAATAAGTCGCCAACGATACCGTAGTCTGCTACTTTAAAGATATTCGCTTCTGGATCTTTGTTGATCGCAACAATCACTTTTGAGTTCGACATACCAGCTAAATGCTGGATCGCACCAGAAATCCCTGCAGCGATATATAAATCAGGTGTTACAACTTTACCAGTTTGGCCGATTTGTAATGAGTAATCGCAATATTCAGCATCACATGCACCACGAGATGCGCCAACTGCTCCACCTAGTAAATTAGCAAGCTCTTTTAATGGCTCAAAACCTTCTTCTGATTTAACACCACGACCACCTGCAACTACTACTTTCGCTTCTGAAAGATCTACACCTTCAGTTGATTTGCGTACAACTTCTTTGATGATTGTACGTAAATTTGTAATATCAACTGATACTGATGATACTTCACCAGAACGAGAATCGTCTTTTACTAATGGCGGAATATTGTTTGGACGAATTGTCGCAAAAATAATACCCTCTTTGATTTTTACTTTTTCAAATGCTTTACCAGAGTAGATTGGGCGAACAAATACTGTATCATCGCCTGCTCCCTGAATTTCCGTAACATCTGAAATTAAACCAGATTGTAAGCGTGAAGCAATTTTTGGCGATAAGTCTTTACCTAAAGAAGTATGACCGAAAACGATTGCTTCTGGATTTTCTTGTTCTATTACTGCTAAAATTGCTTGGCTGTATCCGTCAGATGTATAGTTTTTCAAATGTGGATGTTCTACTGTGATAACACGGCTCGCTCCGTATGCGATTAATTCCTGTGTTAATTCAGCTACTGCATCCCCAACTAATAAACCTACTACTTCACCGCCGTCAGCGATTTGTAAACCTGCTGCAATTGCTTCAAATGAAACGTTACGTAAGCTCCCTTCGCGAACTTCACCTAACACTAAAACTTTCTTTGACATAGAATATCCCTCCATTACCATCTTCGTAAAAATTTTCGTACGCTAGTTGACTTCTATTAGACTACTTTTGCTTCGTTATGAAGTAAGTTTACTAATTCTTTTACCTGTGCAGAAAGATCGCCTTCTAATACACGACCAGCCGCTTTTTGTGGCGGTAAGTAAATTTCAACTGTTTCTACTTTTACTTCAACATCGTCTTCATCGATATCCAAATCATCCAATTCCAGTTCTGCAAGCGGTTTCTTCTTCGCTTTCATAATTCCCGGTAAAGATGGGTAACGCGGCTCGTTTAAACCTTGTTGAGCTGTTACTAATAATGGTAATGATGTTTCTAATACTTCAGCGTCCCCTTCGATATCACGCACAATCTTAACGTTCGTGCCTTCGATTTCCAATGAAGTAATAGTTGTTACGTAGTTAATGCCCAGCAGGTCTGCTAAGCGCGGGCCAACTTGTCCTGAACCACCATCGATCGCTACATTTCCTGCTAAAATTAAATCTGCTTCTTTGTCTTTTAAATATTCCGCTAAAATATAAGCTGAAGAATATTGGTCAAGCTCATCTAAATCATCTTCTGTATTAATCAATACCGCTTCATCGGCACCCATTGCTAAAGCTGTACGTAACTGCTTTTCTGCATCTTCGCCACCGATTGTCACAACTGTTACTTTACCGCCTAATGCGTCACGCTTTTGAATTGCTTCTTCAATTGCGTACTCATCATATGGATTGATGATGAATTCTGCACCATCTTCCTGAATTTTACCGCCTGATACGACGATTTTTTCTTCTGTGTCAAAAGTACGTTTTACTAATACAAAAATATTCATAATCTAGACCTCCTAAAAGCTTTTTAATTTTAATCCCGAAAAACAGGGAAGAATACATTTTTTTATTTGCCAGTAAACACTGGCTCACGTTTTTCAATAAATGCTTGGATACCTTCTTTAGCATCTTCAGAAACAAATACTTCACCGAAGCTGTTTGCTTCAGCATTTACACCATCGTAATAAGATGATGGTTTCGAGTAATTCAGCATTTGGATCGCTGCTTTAAGCGCGATTGGTGATTTTTTCGCAATTTTTTTAGCGATTTTCAATGTTTCAGGCAACAGCTCTTCATCGGAATAAGCACGGTTTGCTAATCCCCACTCAACAGCTTCAGCCCCCGTAATCGGGTCACTTGTAAACATCATTTCCGCTGCTTTTGCTACACCAACATAACGTGGTAATCGCTGTGTTCCTGCGAATCCAGGTATTAAGCCTAGTGATAGTTCAGGTAAGCCTAATTTTGCCGATGCGGTTACAAAGCGCATATGGCATCCCATCGCAAGTTCCAATCCGCCCCCTAATGCAGCACCGTGGATTGCGGCGATAACCGGTTTACTGAATGTTTCAATACGCTCGAAAACATCTTGTCCATTTTTCGCCAATCCTGTAAATGCTTCTCCTGACTGTACGCTCGTAAACTCTTTAATATCCGCACCTGCAGAGAAGAACCGTCCTTCGCCATGTAAGACGATAACACGTACATTTTCATCATTTTCTACAGCGTCTAAAAGTGCATTCACGTCTTGGATCAAGCCTTGTGAAAGTGCATTTGCTGGTGGTCTTGAAATTGTTGCAATTGCTACCCCTTCTTCTACTTTCCAACTTAGAAACTCCATCCTCTACATCCCCTTTATGCTTTTAGTGCGTTTAGCAGTAATTGCTTTACTTTCGGAGCTTGCTCTAATAAATCATATCGATTTTCATTCATTACCCAAGTTGTCGTAATTTCGTCAATTGTGCCAAACACCATTTGTCTCGCAATA
This genomic window from Solibacillus sp. FSL R5-0449 contains:
- a CDS encoding aspartate kinase encodes the protein METVVVKFGGPALTTPEKIVHLAKKVIKEQGRGINLVVVVSSMPAIRRELRQYAAEITDEPSKREMDAFVSSATQITSAMLAMAIQEHGGKAVSLAGWQTGIHTNQKHGNARIDHVDSKRIQEHLALGEIVVVAGFQGVTGTDNISTFGKGGSETSAVALAVALEAERVEIFSSVEGIFTADPEIVKGSRKLPEVSYDEMLEFANLGAKILQPRAVELAKKYNIPLIVRSFVQDVEGTFIKGDVDMEKNLLVRGIAYESDIIRLTIGYDSYETASLAEVFSVLAENDINVDIIVQAVIDGVKPTISFSISKDEFAEALRVLETSKLSLGFSFADFEVGLAKVSIIGSAMASNPGVAARMFARLGREHIPVKMVSTSEIKVSVVVPQEEMVRAANVLHEEFDLAMKEVTAS
- the uvrC gene encoding excinuclease ABC subunit UvrC, producing MNAIIKAKLEILPNESGCYIMKDRQGTIIYVGKAKVLKNRVRSYFTGSHDGKTARLVSEIEDFEYIVTSSDLEALILELNLIKLHDPKYNVKLTDDKTYPYIKITNERYPRIITTRKVKKDKAKYFGPYPNAYAANETRKLLDRLYPLRKCTHLPNQVCLYYHLGQCLAPCVKDIEKQVYDEMIDEISKFLNGGVEEIQQDLQQKMLDAAENLEFERAKEFRDLIAHIDQIMEKQKIVTDDLSNRDVFGYAVEKGWMCVQVFFVRQGKLIERDVSVFPIYNEPEEEFLTFVGRFYEQPHHLLPKEIFVPKSINETILQKLLNVKVLTPKRGSKKELVDLAMKNAEIAIHEKFQLIERQEERTVGACEALAEAMQIPLPLRIEAFDNSHMHGADPVSAMVVFIDGKPAKKEYRKYKTREAAKHDDYGAMQEVIRRRYTRVLRENLPLPDLILIDGGKGQMEVAREVIEDELGLVIPIAGLAKDEKHNTSQLLFGTPPGVVPLKRTSDGFYLLQRIQDEVHRFAITFLRQQHQTNAITSVLDGIEGVGPKRKQQLMKHFGSVKKIREASELQLQESGVPAKLAEVIYRHFHEAPLNKE
- the trxA gene encoding thioredoxin, producing MAIVHATDQTFPQEISNGTVLVDFWATWCGPCKMIAPVLEELDSEIGNDVKIVKVDVDNNQGTAADYQIMSIPSLLLFVDGELKAKTAGFMPKEALVDFINDNK
- a CDS encoding electron transfer flavoprotein subunit alpha/FixB family protein — encoded protein: MSKKVLVLGEVREGSLRNVSFEAIAAGLQIADGGEVVGLLVGDAVAELTQELIAYGASRVITVEHPHLKNYTSDGYSQAILAVIEQENPEAIVFGHTSLGKDLSPKIASRLQSGLISDVTEIQGAGDDTVFVRPIYSGKAFEKVKIKEGIIFATIRPNNIPPLVKDDSRSGEVSSVSVDITNLRTIIKEVVRKSTEGVDLSEAKVVVAGGRGVKSEEGFEPLKELANLLGGAVGASRGACDAEYCDYSLQIGQTGKVVTPDLYIAAGISGAIQHLAGMSNSKVIVAINKDPEANIFKVADYGIVGDLFEVVPMLIEEFKALKVNA
- a CDS encoding electron transfer flavoprotein subunit beta/FixA family protein, with product MNIFVLVKRTFDTEEKIVVSGGKIQEDGAEFIINPYDEYAIEEAIQKRDALGGKVTVVTIGGEDAEKQLRTALAMGADEAVLINTEDDLDELDQYSSAYILAEYLKDKEADLILAGNVAIDGGSGQVGPRLADLLGINYVTTITSLEIEGTNVKIVRDIEGDAEVLETSLPLLVTAQQGLNEPRYPSLPGIMKAKKKPLAELELDDLDIDEDDVEVKVETVEIYLPPQKAAGRVLEGDLSAQVKELVNLLHNEAKVV
- a CDS encoding enoyl-CoA hydratase, producing MEFLSWKVEEGVAIATISRPPANALSQGLIQDVNALLDAVENDENVRVIVLHGEGRFFSAGADIKEFTSVQSGEAFTGLAKNGQDVFERIETFSKPVIAAIHGAALGGGLELAMGCHMRFVTASAKLGLPELSLGLIPGFAGTQRLPRYVGVAKAAEMMFTSDPITGAEAVEWGLANRAYSDEELLPETLKIAKKIAKKSPIALKAAIQMLNYSKPSSYYDGVNAEANSFGEVFVSEDAKEGIQAFIEKREPVFTGK